In Haemophilus parainfluenzae, the sequence GACTGCACAAAGCTTGAAAGTGGCGACTCATGAAGTATTAGAAGGTTTAACACCTCGTGAAGCAAAAGTATTACGTATGCGTTTTGGTATTGATATGAATACTGACCATACACTTGAAGAAGTGGGTAAACAATTTGATGTAACCCGTGAGCGTATTCGTCAGATTGAAGCAAAAGCATTACGTAAATTACGTCATCCAAGTCGTTCTGAAACCTTAAGAAGTTTCTTAGATGAGTAATTATTCATTCATATAAAAAAGAAAAGGCAGAAATATCTGCCTTTTTTATTTGATTAAATTTGGTTATTTACCTCCAAATCACATTCCTTTAAAATACGCACCTTTCGTTATTCAAAAAAACAAAAAAGGAACTTTATGGAAGAATCTCAAGAACTAGAAAAGCTGCCTCGAGTAGTGACTAGTGTGTTAAAAGTGGTATTAAGTTTTTCACTTATTGCTTTGGCTTTAGTGTTGATCATTGCTTTAGCTAAAATTACCTATAGCTTAGCAATTATGGTGTTCAATACATCAAGCGTAGTGCCTTATGATGTTGCTGAACAAGCCGTGATGTTTTTCTTATATTTCGGTTTTATTGGCCTAATCGTGCAATATTTTAAAAGCGGCTATCACTTTCCTCTGCGTTATTTTATTTACGCGGGGATTACCGCTATGTTGCGTCTGATTATTGTGAATCATGAGAGTTCAGTTGATACTATCTTATTCGCAGGCGCGATTTTAATTATGGTTATTGCACTTTGTTTAGTGTTGTATTCCAATAAAATTAAAATTTAAAAGTGCGGTCGTTTTGACCGCGGTTTTGGAATGGATTATTCCGGTACAATCCATTCCACTGTCCAACTTCCCGTACCTTCAGGGATGAGCGTTTGGGTCAAATAAGGCAAAATGGACTTCATTTGTTGTTCTAATTGCCAAGGTGGATTAATCACGACCATACCACTCGCGGTCATACCACGTTGATCGCTATCAGGGCGAACAGCCAATTCAATTTTCAAAATTTTACGAATTCCTGTTGCTTCTAATCCTTTAAAAATGCGTTTTGTTTGTTGGCGTAGTACCACGGGATACCAAATCGCATAAGTGCCTGTTGCAAAGCGTTTATAACCCTCTTCGATCGCTTTCACGACGAGATCATAATCTTCTTTTAATTCATAAGGCGGATCAATAAGCACTAAACCACGGCGTTCTTTGGGTGGAAGTGTCGCTTTGAGTTGTTGGAAACCATTTTCTGATTTTGTGGTGATATTCTTGAATTCTTTAAAATTATTCCGTAACAATGGAAAATCGCTCGGGTGTAATTCTGTCAGTAATGCACGATCTTGAGAACGCAATAATTGCGCGGCAATCATTGGAGATCCAGCATAATAGCGTAATTCTTTACCGCCATAATTGAGCTTTTTAATGAGATCCACGTAGCGAGCAACTTCTTCGGGTAAATCTGTTCTTTCCCAAAGTCTCCCAATTCCCTCTTTATATTCGCCGGTTTTTTCTGATTCGTTAGAATTTAAGCGATAACGACCGACACCTGAATGGGTGTCGAGATAGTAGAAACCTTTTTCTTTCAGCGAGAGATTTTCCAAAATCAGCATCAACACGATGTGTTTTAGCACATCGGCATGGTTGCCGGCATGGAAACTGTGACGATAACTTAACATGGTTTGTCCTTTTGACGTAAAAAAGTGCGGTCAAAATTAACCGCACTTTTAGTATTTAAATCGTTAGAATAATTCTTCTGGTTGCGTTGCTGGAATCGCGTCTTTGGTTTTGCCGGTTCCACCATTTAAGCGTTGTTGCAACTCTGGTGGGACATAATAACCGCGCTCTTGCATTTCTGCAACATAAGTGCGTTTAGGCTCGGTACCAACGATAAAGTATTCTTTACGACCACCACCCTCAGAAAGTAAACCCGAGTTACTATCAATGGTTTTTTCCATGATGTTTGGTGGAAGTTCAAGTTGACGTTCTGGTATATCAGAAAGTGCCGCTTTCATATAAGCGACCCACGCCGGCATTGCGGTTTTCGCACCTACTTCACCTTTACCTAATACGCGTTTGTTATCATCGAAACCGACATAGGTTGTGGTGACTAAGTTTGCACCAAAACCTGCATACCAAGCCACTTTCGCACTATTGGTTGTACCGGTTTTACCACCTATATCACTACGCTTAATACTTTGCGCGATACGCCAGCTGGTACCTTTCCAACCGAGACCTTGTTCACCATAAATCGCCGTATTTAATGCGCTACGAATTAAGAAGGCTAATTCGCCGCTAATCACACGAGGCGCATATTCTTGTTTCGCCACGCCGTCTTTCGCATCAGCCATTAAATCAACAGAACCATCGTTTAATGCTGATGTTTGAAGCTCTGGTAAGTCAGGTACGTTCTCAGGTTGTTGATCGCCTTCTTCCGTATCCGTGTTGTTATTACCTTGCGCTGATTTTAGGTTATCTGGATTAGCCACTTCTGCAACATCTTTAAAACCATCAATTTTATCTTTGGTTTCACCATAAATCACAGGAATGTCATTACAAGTGATACAAGCAATTTTCGGGTTAGCAATAAATAAATCTTTACCCGTGTTATCTTGAATTTTTTCGATGAGGTAAGGATCAATCAAGAAACCACCGTTATCAAAGACCGCATAAGCACGCGCCATTTCAAGCGGTGTGAAAGAAGCCGCACCTAATGCAAGCGCTTCACTCGCAAAATATTGGTCACGCTTGAATCCAAATCGTTGTAAGAATTCAGCGGTGAAATCAACACCCGCAGTTTGTAACGCTCTGATCGCAATCATGTTTTTAGATTGGCCTAAACCCACACGTAAACGCATTGGACCGTCATAACGATCAGGTGAGTTTTTCGGTTGCCACAAGGGTTGTCCTGGTTTTTGAATGGAGATAGGACTATCTTGCAATACGCTTGAAAGGGTTAAACCTTTTTCTAATGCCGCAGCATAAATAAATGGTTTAATCGAAGAACCTACTTGCACTAAAGATTGGGTTGCACGGTTAAATTTACTTTGTTCGTAACTAAAACCACCCACCATGGCCTCAATTGCACCATTATCTGAGTTTAATGAAACTAATGCAGAGTTAGCTGCTGGAATTTGGCCTAACACCCACTCACCGTTATCACGTTTACGAATCCAAATCTGTTCACCCACTTTAACGGGTGATTTACCTGCCCAACGCATTGCGTTTGAAGACAGCGTCATCGTTTCATTGTTAGCTAAAAGTAATTCCGCACCATTTTTACCCAATGCGGTTACCGCTGCAGGAATAAAAGGTTCTGAATCAGGTAATTTTTTCAAGAAAGCGACAATGCGCTCGTTATCCCATACAGCTTCACCTTTTTTCCATAGTGGCGCGCCACCACGCCAGCCATGACGCATATCATAATCGATCAGGTTATTACGTACGGCTTTTTGTGCTTCCGCTTGATCTTTTGACAGTACAGTTGTGAAGACTTTATAACCTTTGGTGTAAGCATCTTCCTCACCAAAACGTTTCACCATTTCTTGACGAACCATTTCAGTCACATAGTCTGCACGGAATTCAAATTTTGCACCGTGATAACTTGCTACGATTGGCTCTTTGATGGCTGCATCATATTCTGCTTTGGTGATTTTGTTTTCATCCAACATGCGGCCCAATACCACATTACGGCGTTCTTCAGCACGTTTTGGTGAATATAATGGGTTCATTGTTGAAGGTGCTTTTGGTAAGCCTGCAATCACAGCCATTTCAGAGAGCGTTAATTCATCTAAGTTTTTACCAAAGTAGGTTTGTGCAGCGGCTGCGACACCATAAGAACGATAGCCTAAGAAAATTTTATTCAAATAAAGCTCTAAAATTTCCTGTTTGCTCAAGGTATTTTCAATTTCAACCGCTAATACCGCTTCACGTACTTTACGAATAAGTTTTTTTTCTGGGGTTAAGAAGAAGTTACGCGCAAGCTGTTGTGTAATAGTACTTGCACCTTGAGAGGCTCCACCATTGCTGACTGCAACATAAATTGCACGGGCAATACCAATTGGGTCTAAACCATGATGGTCATAAAAGCGACTATCTTCCGTTGCTAAGAAGGCATCTTGCAAACGTTGAGGCACATTTTCTAGCTTCACCGGAATACGGCGTTGTTCACCGACTTCACCGATTAATTTTCCATCCGCCGTATAGATTTGCATTGGTTGTTGCAATTCAACGGTTTTTAAGCTTTCTACCGACGGTAAGGAGGATTTTAAGTGAAAATAAAACACTCCACCGGCAACTAACCCCAGTATACATATCGTAAATAGGGTACTTAATATTAATTTTGCGATCCGCATCGTAAAATTCTCTCTGGTTTAATGAATATTCAAAAAATAAAAATTATGATTTTGGCTGCTAAGTATAAAAGATTAATCCCTTAAAGAATAGGAAAGAATATGGGAATTGCCAATAGAAAGCAGCAAAAACTACAAATTGGTGTGAGTAAACAACAAGATAACCTCTATTTTGTTTGGCTAGATGAATTACACAAAGTTCAATCAATTTGTTTAAATACGCAACAAAAAGATATTTTTTCCCAGTTATTGCCTCATTTGCCACAAAAAAACAGTCAATGCTGTTTTGTTGGCGCCATTTCGCCCCACTTAACTTGGTCTAAAACGCTCATTTTACCACAAACACTCAATGCCCAGGAATGTGAACAACAATGTCGTTTTATTTTGCAAAAAGAATTACCGATTCCTTTGGATGAATTATGGTTTGATTATCTTACCACGCCATTAAAACAAGGTTTCCGTTTGGATATCACGGCGATTCGACAAGAAAGCGCCAATGCAGAATTAGAAAAATATTTGCCGCTAAAATTGACCGCACTTGATTTACTGAATAACAGTATTTTACGTGCATTTTATGCCATTTTAGGTCAAGAGCCGGTTAACACCTTATTTTTATATCAAGATCAACAAGGATGTCTCGCCGTTTGTGAACGCTTACAACAACGACAAGTTTTGCAATCTCAAGGTGATTTATCCGAACTTTATCAACAATTTATCCAACGCTTTCCCGAAACGATAGAACAGGTTTATGTGTATCAAACGCCCGATATGTTGAATTTACACACAATCGAATTACAGCCTCAGGATTGGCAGCGTATCGAAACAGATCTTCCTTTCATTGCTTTAGGTAATGCACTTTGGCAAACCGATTTAAAGCTAGTGGATTTATCTTTAAAACCACCCGCACTTTTGCCTACAATTAATCGGGAGAGTGGTGATGTTTAGCCTTAATTTATTACCTTGGCGCTTAGAACAACATCAAAAGGCTTTTCGTCATTTTATGTGGCAAGGTTTAATTTGGCTAGCTTGCTCAGTTTTGATTGTTGTTGGATTGAACCAACTCAATGAACAACAAGGGCAAACTCTAAATCAGGCAAAAGAAAAACTGACACAAATAACTCATCAAGTCCATCAGAAACGCATTCAGGTTCAGCAACTACAAAGTAGTCTGAAAGAAATGAATGAGCTGACAGAAATGGATACGAAATATGTGTATCGAATGCTTAATTTATTAACTGAGCTGCCATTAAAACAGGGCGAGTTAGATGAATTTACGCTCAATGCTAAGCAAATTGTCCTTTCAGGCATGACAGAAAGCCAACAAGAGTTTGAGGAGATACATCAATTTCTCAAACGCCATTTTACAGAGGTTAACTTAACTAAGTTTCAGCCAGTGCAACAGCAGTTATTTTTTCAATTTGATATTCATTTATCGGAGTCTGTGCAATGAGGAACTTTATCCATGAGCTTGTTCAAAAAAGTGCACAAAGTTGGTTTGGGAGATGGCTTCGATTACCTCAAATGGTCCATGCTGCCTTTTGGTTGAGTGCATTAAGTGCGGTCATCTTTTTACCTGTTTTTCGTTACGTTGAAAATAGCAACGAACGACATCGACTTGACGCAGAATTGAGTTTGCAGCAGCAAGAGTGGGATAAACAGGAAAAGATTTTACAAACCTTAAGGCAAAAGTCAGACAGCCGACAACTTTCTCCAGAATTAGCTAATTCTGTGTTGCCAATTAATCAGCATGTACAGGCGTTATTAAATGGGCGACTTCGAGCGTTGGATTTACGTTGGGATTTTTCTCAACATACTTTGTTGCATTTGTCATTGCAAGGCTATTTTGTCGATTTACAGCAATTTTTGACCGCACTTTTAAACGATGTTCCTACACTTTCTTTAACTCAATTAAACATTGAGAAATTAGATGAAGAGGAAAATGCTTCTATTACATGCGAGTTAATTTTCCAACTAAATAAGGACAAATAATGAAAAAGCTTTTCTTAATCTTGATAGCGTTTTTTTCTGTATCAGCATTTTCGCAAGATCCTTTTGATCGTAAACAAAGAGAACAAACCGAATATCCAAAAGAGGGGCTCACCCTACCGCCGGTGTCGACTTGCGTGTATTCGGAGCCGAGACTGGCGGAGGAACGCCCATTGGCTCAGCTACATGTTGTGGGAGTCGTGCAATATGGTAAACAGACAGAAGTGTTATTTAATGATGATGGGTATATTCTGTCTGTTCAAGTCGGGCAGAGGATTGGAAAAGAAGGCTATTTAATCGAAAAAGTGAGTAAAAACAGCGTGACGCTTCAAAGTTATAAAGCAGGGCAATGTGAACAAACGAGCTCAATCATAATGAGATTTTAAAATGATAAAGCAGAAAATAAAAACAAAGTGCGGTCAGTTTTTAATGTGTTTTTTGATCCTATGGACAACCTACTCAGCGGCAGAGAATCGCGTATTTTCACTTCGCTTAAAGCAAGCTCCCATGGTGGCGACACTCCAACAACTTGCTCTTGAGCAAAATGCTAATTTAATGATTGATGATGAGCTAGAAGGAACGCTTTCATTACAATTAGAGAACGTAGATTTTGATCGTTTATTGCGTTCTGTCGCAAAAATCAAAGGGCTCTCTTTTTATCAAGAAAATAATATTTATTATTTGGGTAAGCCTTCTCAACATGAACAATATGCAGAGAAAATGACAGAACCGATGGCAATTAGCGGGGAAAGTTTGTCTAGTGAAACACCACTTGTGAGTACAACGATTAAACTGCATTTTGCTAAGGCCTCTGATGTGATGAAATCTTTAACAACAGGGAGCGGTTCTTTGCTTTCACCTAGCGGCACAATTACATTTGATGATCGAAGCAATGTGTTACTGATTCAGGATGATGCACGTTCTGTCAAAAATATCAAAAAATTAATTGCAGAACTGGATAAACCCATTGAACAAATTGTCATTGAAGCACGTATTGTGACGATTACTGATGAAAGCCTGAAAGAGTTAGGTGTACGTTGGGGCATTTTTAATCCTACTGAGGCTGCCCATAGAGTGAGTGGCAGTCTAGATGCAAATGGCTTTAGTAATATCAGTAATAATTTAAACGTGAATTTTGCGACAATGGTCACGCCAGCTGGCTCATTAGCACTTCAAGTGGCTAAAATTAATGGCCGATTATTAGACTTAGAATTAACCGCACTTGAACGTGAAAATAACGTAGAAATTATTGCAAGCCCTCGCTTACTTACGACCAACAAGAAAAGTGCAAGCATCAAACAAGGGACAGAAATTCCTTATGTGGTGACGAATGGGAAAAATGATACACAGTCAGTAGAGTTTCGCGAGGCTGTCTTAGGATTGGAAGTCACTCCGCATATTTCTAAGGATAATAATATCTTATTGGATTTATTAGTCAGTCAAAATTCCCCGGGTAATCGCGTGGCTTACGGGCAAAATGAAGTGGTATCCATTGATAAACAGGAAATTAATACGCAAGTTTTTGCCAAAGATGGCGAAACAATTGTATTGGGTGGTGTATTCCACGATACGATCACGAAAGGTGTCGATAAAGTACCATTATTGGGCGATATTCCAGGTATTAAACGCTTATTTAGTAAGGAAAGCGAACGTCATCAAAAGCGAGAGCTTGTAATTTTTGTGACCCCTCATATTTTGAAACAAGGTGAAAGAATGGAAATGGCTAAGAAAGAAAAGCATTTTAAGCAAATTGAAAAAGCGAAAAAATAAAAGAGCAGTCAATTTCTCTCATGTTTTCTCATTTTTTTCAATTTAGCTGTGTGCATTGCAAGCGATCTATTCATCTTGGTCGAAATGGATTGTGTAGTCGATGCCAAAAGAAAGTTAAAACTTTCCCTTATTGTGGGCGATGTGGTTCCCCCTTGCAGCATTATGCAATGGGCTGTGGACATTGTTTGAGAAATGAACCCGCTTGGGATCGTATTGTGATTATTGGGCATTACCTCGAACCACTTTCTTCACTTATTCATCGTTTTAAATTCCAAAAACAGTTTTGGTTAGATCGCAGTTTATCGCGTTTGCTTTATCTTGCGGTGCGAGAGGCAAGACGAACACATGGACTCCCTCTACCACAAGCGATTATCCCCGTACCACTATATCATTTTCGACAGTGGCAACGTGGCTACAACCAGGCTGATTTATTAGCGAACTGGTTAAGTCGCTGGTGTGATGTGCCTAACTGTCATCATGTGGTGAAACGGATTAAACATACCCACACTCAACGAGGTTTAACGGCGAAAGATCGACGACACAATCTTAAAAATGCTTTTACAGTGAATACCAAAAAATCTTTTCCTTATGAACGTGTCGCTTTGGTAGATGATGTGATTACAACTGGTTCAACGCTGGCAGAGATAGCTAAACAACTTCGAAAATTAGGTGTAAAAGAAATTCAAGTATGGGGCTTAGCGAGAGCCTAAATTTTTAAAGATAGGATTTGTCTATATCTATAAAAATAGGAATAAATGTAGAAAAAATTGCCGTATAGGAGTATCATTCTTGATATATTGCATCAAGTATTAGGACTTTATTTATGGAACAAATTTTTATTTCAGATGCTGCACAAGCACATTTTCGGAAACTTTTAGATACACAAGAAGAAGGTACAAATATTCGTATTTTTGTCGTGAATCCGGGTACGCCTGGAGCAGAATGTGGCGTGTCTTATTGTCCGCCAAATTCAGTTGAAGCGACTGATACTGAAATGAAGTATGATACGTTCTCTGCATTTGTAGATGAAATCAGCTTACCGTTTTTAGAAGATGCAGAAATTGATTACGTAACCGAAGAGCTTGGTGCTCAACTCACTTTAAAAGCACCTAACGCAAAAATGCGTAAAGTTGCAGATGATGCGCCTTTAATTGAGCGCGTAGAGTATGTGATTCAAACACAAATCAACCCACAATTAGCCAGCCATGGCGGTAAAATCACGTTAATTGAAATTACC encodes:
- the psiE gene encoding phosphate-starvation-inducible protein PsiE translates to MEESQELEKLPRVVTSVLKVVLSFSLIALALVLIIALAKITYSLAIMVFNTSSVVPYDVAEQAVMFFLYFGFIGLIVQYFKSGYHFPLRYFIYAGITAMLRLIIVNHESSVDTILFAGAILIMVIALCLVLYSNKIKI
- a CDS encoding 23S rRNA (adenine(2030)-N(6))-methyltransferase RlmJ, with amino-acid sequence MLSYRHSFHAGNHADVLKHIVLMLILENLSLKEKGFYYLDTHSGVGRYRLNSNESEKTGEYKEGIGRLWERTDLPEEVARYVDLIKKLNYGGKELRYYAGSPMIAAQLLRSQDRALLTELHPSDFPLLRNNFKEFKNITTKSENGFQQLKATLPPKERRGLVLIDPPYELKEDYDLVVKAIEEGYKRFATGTYAIWYPVVLRQQTKRIFKGLEATGIRKILKIELAVRPDSDQRGMTASGMVVINPPWQLEQQMKSILPYLTQTLIPEGTGSWTVEWIVPE
- a CDS encoding penicillin-binding protein 1A — translated: MRIAKLILSTLFTICILGLVAGGVFYFHLKSSLPSVESLKTVELQQPMQIYTADGKLIGEVGEQRRIPVKLENVPQRLQDAFLATEDSRFYDHHGLDPIGIARAIYVAVSNGGASQGASTITQQLARNFFLTPEKKLIRKVREAVLAVEIENTLSKQEILELYLNKIFLGYRSYGVAAAAQTYFGKNLDELTLSEMAVIAGLPKAPSTMNPLYSPKRAEERRNVVLGRMLDENKITKAEYDAAIKEPIVASYHGAKFEFRADYVTEMVRQEMVKRFGEEDAYTKGYKVFTTVLSKDQAEAQKAVRNNLIDYDMRHGWRGGAPLWKKGEAVWDNERIVAFLKKLPDSEPFIPAAVTALGKNGAELLLANNETMTLSSNAMRWAGKSPVKVGEQIWIRKRDNGEWVLGQIPAANSALVSLNSDNGAIEAMVGGFSYEQSKFNRATQSLVQVGSSIKPFIYAAALEKGLTLSSVLQDSPISIQKPGQPLWQPKNSPDRYDGPMRLRVGLGQSKNMIAIRALQTAGVDFTAEFLQRFGFKRDQYFASEALALGAASFTPLEMARAYAVFDNGGFLIDPYLIEKIQDNTGKDLFIANPKIACITCNDIPVIYGETKDKIDGFKDVAEVANPDNLKSAQGNNNTDTEEGDQQPENVPDLPELQTSALNDGSVDLMADAKDGVAKQEYAPRVISGELAFLIRSALNTAIYGEQGLGWKGTSWRIAQSIKRSDIGGKTGTTNSAKVAWYAGFGANLVTTTYVGFDDNKRVLGKGEVGAKTAMPAWVAYMKAALSDIPERQLELPPNIMEKTIDSNSGLLSEGGGRKEYFIVGTEPKRTYVAEMQERGYYVPPELQQRLNGGTGKTKDAIPATQPEELF
- a CDS encoding competence protein ComA → MGIANRKQQKLQIGVSKQQDNLYFVWLDELHKVQSICLNTQQKDIFSQLLPHLPQKNSQCCFVGAISPHLTWSKTLILPQTLNAQECEQQCRFILQKELPIPLDELWFDYLTTPLKQGFRLDITAIRQESANAELEKYLPLKLTALDLLNNSILRAFYAILGQEPVNTLFLYQDQQGCLAVCERLQQRQVLQSQGDLSELYQQFIQRFPETIEQVYVYQTPDMLNLHTIELQPQDWQRIETDLPFIALGNALWQTDLKLVDLSLKPPALLPTINRESGDV
- a CDS encoding pilus assembly protein PilP, yielding MKKLFLILIAFFSVSAFSQDPFDRKQREQTEYPKEGLTLPPVSTCVYSEPRLAEERPLAQLHVVGVVQYGKQTEVLFNDDGYILSVQVGQRIGKEGYLIEKVSKNSVTLQSYKAGQCEQTSSIIMRF
- a CDS encoding type IV pilus secretin PilQ is translated as MIKQKIKTKCGQFLMCFLILWTTYSAAENRVFSLRLKQAPMVATLQQLALEQNANLMIDDELEGTLSLQLENVDFDRLLRSVAKIKGLSFYQENNIYYLGKPSQHEQYAEKMTEPMAISGESLSSETPLVSTTIKLHFAKASDVMKSLTTGSGSLLSPSGTITFDDRSNVLLIQDDARSVKNIKKLIAELDKPIEQIVIEARIVTITDESLKELGVRWGIFNPTEAAHRVSGSLDANGFSNISNNLNVNFATMVTPAGSLALQVAKINGRLLDLELTALERENNVEIIASPRLLTTNKKSASIKQGTEIPYVVTNGKNDTQSVEFREAVLGLEVTPHISKDNNILLDLLVSQNSPGNRVAYGQNEVVSIDKQEINTQVFAKDGETIVLGGVFHDTITKGVDKVPLLGDIPGIKRLFSKESERHQKRELVIFVTPHILKQGERMEMAKKEKHFKQIEKAKK
- a CDS encoding ComF family protein gives rise to the protein MFSHFFQFSCVHCKRSIHLGRNGLCSRCQKKVKTFPYCGRCGSPLQHYAMGCGHCLRNEPAWDRIVIIGHYLEPLSSLIHRFKFQKQFWLDRSLSRLLYLAVREARRTHGLPLPQAIIPVPLYHFRQWQRGYNQADLLANWLSRWCDVPNCHHVVKRIKHTHTQRGLTAKDRRHNLKNAFTVNTKKSFPYERVALVDDVITTGSTLAEIAKQLRKLGVKEIQVWGLARA
- the nfuA gene encoding Fe-S biogenesis protein NfuA encodes the protein MEQIFISDAAQAHFRKLLDTQEEGTNIRIFVVNPGTPGAECGVSYCPPNSVEATDTEMKYDTFSAFVDEISLPFLEDAEIDYVTEELGAQLTLKAPNAKMRKVADDAPLIERVEYVIQTQINPQLASHGGKITLIEITDDGYAVLQFGGGCNGCSMVDVTLKDGVEKQLVALFPNELKGARDVTEHQRGEHSYY